One segment of Paenibacillus sp. FSL R7-0337 DNA contains the following:
- a CDS encoding Imm3 family immunity protein: MEKAVLMVISAELKVKQPRIYKNTKENYIRDLESIDFHKLKDFILKGQLNEKEHEELYLIGGETKYCKNSKKCQ; the protein is encoded by the coding sequence ATGGAGAAGGCCGTCTTGATGGTTATCTCTGCGGAATTAAAAGTAAAACAGCCACGGATATATAAGAATACAAAAGAGAATTACATTAGAGATCTTGAATCAATAGATTTTCACAAACTAAAGGACTTTATTCTAAAGGGTCAATTAAATGAAAAAGAGCATGAAGAACTTTATCTTATTGGAGGAGAAACAAAGTATTGCAAGAACTCGAAAAAATGCCAGTAG
- a CDS encoding SMI1/KNR4 family protein: protein MEIQGSSEVLTESRLRDFEGINGLQLPQQYREFLLKHNGGYPKPYYFTISREQGMGMVNVFYGIGEMYDDLDKKIHNFDEILEAGFIPIADDSGGNQICLGLTEAHFGHVYFWIHDEDPEDMGNMFFLSKDFGEFLERLHEISED, encoded by the coding sequence TTGGAGATTCAAGGGAGCTCTGAAGTTTTAACAGAATCTAGACTCCGAGACTTTGAAGGAATAAACGGGCTTCAACTTCCCCAACAATATCGAGAATTTTTATTGAAACACAATGGGGGATATCCTAAACCCTATTACTTTACTATCTCAAGAGAACAAGGGATGGGTATGGTAAATGTTTTTTATGGCATTGGTGAAATGTACGACGATTTAGACAAAAAAATTCATAATTTTGATGAGATATTAGAGGCGGGATTTATTCCGATTGCAGATGATTCTGGTGGTAATCAGATATGCTTAGGTCTTACTGAAGCGCATTTTGGACATGTGTATTTCTGGATTCATGATGAAGACCCTGAAGATATGGGCAATATGTTTTTCCTTTCTAAGGATTTTGGGGAATTCTTAGAAAGGCTGCACGAAATTTCAGAAGATTAG
- a CDS encoding pentapeptide repeat-containing protein — MLTQQELNKMIEDHQLWIIDSKSRGTQLFLEDAILIELELVDKNLTDVVLVGSTLQKCLLTNTDFYYSNLASINFFEVSMNSVILTKSNLDYSIIKRCEATNSKAVKASFYESVVEEVDFSNSSMMKVNFMFSNLKNVKFIYCDLSRASFKNSILQDVDFTGADLSEVDLSNVETNNVIFNGAFYNHKTIWPENISLEQLGAIFKDE; from the coding sequence ATGTTAACTCAGCAAGAACTAAATAAAATGATTGAGGATCACCAATTATGGATCATTGACTCAAAATCTAGAGGCACACAATTGTTTTTAGAAGATGCTATTTTAATTGAATTGGAACTAGTTGATAAGAACTTAACTGATGTGGTACTGGTAGGCTCAACACTACAGAAATGTTTACTAACCAATACTGATTTTTATTATTCTAATCTGGCATCAATTAATTTTTTTGAAGTCAGTATGAATAGCGTGATTTTGACAAAGTCAAATTTGGATTACTCAATAATTAAGAGATGTGAAGCAACTAACTCCAAGGCTGTAAAAGCTTCGTTTTATGAATCAGTAGTAGAGGAAGTCGATTTTTCCAATTCTAGTATGATGAAAGTGAATTTTATGTTTTCTAACCTTAAAAATGTAAAATTTATTTATTGTGACTTATCGAGAGCATCATTTAAGAATTCCATCCTTCAAGATGTAGACTTTACTGGTGCCGATTTATCTGAAGTAGACTTATCAAACGTGGAGACGAACAATGTTATTTTTAATGGGGCTTTTTACAATCATAAAACTATTTGGCCTGAAAATATAAGTTTAGAACAATTGGGAGCTATTTTTAAAGATGAATAG
- a CDS encoding Imm3 family immunity protein — MKEWEYNELTEYVAEVFTNSIADGLNNLQAGGRCLYEFAKVIEEGDTEKTIFYVSVADLQINSGILSSQIYEVVDEIIKSFDFDNFVDELGITDAKDLSLRIDSLKTRVQSVEVIG; from the coding sequence GTGAAGGAGTGGGAATATAACGAATTGACTGAATATGTTGCCGAGGTCTTTACTAATTCAATTGCCGATGGTTTAAATAATTTGCAAGCAGGAGGACGGTGTTTGTATGAGTTTGCTAAGGTCATTGAGGAGGGAGACACCGAGAAAACTATATTTTATGTTAGTGTAGCTGATCTGCAAATCAATAGCGGGATTCTTTCTTCTCAAATCTATGAGGTAGTGGATGAGATCATTAAGTCTTTTGATTTTGATAATTTTGTTGATGAGCTAGGAATTACCGATGCTAAGGATTTAAGTCTTCGTATCGATTCACTTAAAACAAGGGTGCAAAGTGTTGAGGTAATTGGTTGA
- a CDS encoding Imm6 family immunity protein: MKEWEYTELTGCKVNDWSILPINKKIIFYLGLSEFIVQSFSDNNFFEDARNALDICWRWLETKIPAGDEIYALLDDGTEFGGLFIKMQMDEHEENEARWDCIVDAVSFVNKQAYILEGARYLPAPIENVDEDLIIHFLDRFHSINPENKNIVADFFGYILNTDIYTKEDMVTYFNK, translated from the coding sequence GTGAAGGAATGGGAATATACTGAATTGACTGGATGCAAAGTGAATGATTGGTCTATATTACCAATTAATAAGAAAATAATATTTTACTTGGGACTAAGTGAGTTTATTGTTCAATCGTTTAGTGACAATAATTTTTTTGAGGATGCTCGAAATGCTTTAGATATTTGTTGGAGATGGTTAGAAACAAAAATACCTGCTGGAGATGAAATATACGCATTATTAGATGATGGTACAGAGTTCGGGGGATTATTTATAAAAATGCAAATGGATGAACATGAAGAAAATGAAGCGAGATGGGATTGCATTGTAGATGCTGTCTCTTTTGTGAACAAACAAGCATATATTCTTGAAGGTGCAAGGTATTTACCTGCCCCGATTGAAAATGTGGATGAGGACTTAATTATTCACTTCCTAGACCGATTCCATAGTATTAATCCAGAGAATAAGAATATTGTGGCAGACTTCTTTGGATATATACTGAATACGGACATTTACACTAAAGAAGATATGGTGACTTATTTTAATAAGTAG
- a CDS encoding immunity 22 family protein, translated as MEQEGFVSLWVGDVQSFEELDRLLNVSYSDEGDFIPSIFANHFEIRRYDDAVREADYYEEANNNLNLLLEGFSYDNEIAPKFNALVEEELPRDINAVILLFNFKYTGEIAEATILTNYLRYLGSVDYL; from the coding sequence ATGGAACAGGAAGGATTCGTGTCTTTGTGGGTTGGAGATGTTCAATCTTTCGAGGAATTGGATAGATTACTTAATGTCTCTTATTCCGATGAAGGAGATTTTATCCCATCCATATTTGCTAATCACTTTGAGATTCGCAGATATGATGATGCAGTAAGAGAAGCAGACTATTATGAAGAGGCAAATAATAACCTAAATCTATTACTTGAAGGATTCTCTTATGATAATGAAATTGCCCCGAAATTTAATGCACTAGTGGAGGAAGAATTACCTAGAGATATTAATGCAGTTATTTTACTTTTTAACTTTAAGTATACCGGGGAGATTGCTGAAGCTACAATATTAACCAATTACCTGAGATACTTGGGTTCGGTGGACTATTTATAG
- a CDS encoding DUF2004 domain-containing protein, translating to MIINDAMFGELEYHYVWSKDFTIEFFGEQVNVAVMVDGEEDGEFSGKQYASYNTLIENWREIQQSILTPILDYYKEKRSELGYDVSYDENYPLIETNDKLLESIELVGIYVPAAKRLEARSIGLTFDCTWDEENGIGIRLINEEVAEVGYQDVAI from the coding sequence GTGATCATTAATGATGCTATGTTCGGTGAACTTGAATACCATTATGTGTGGAGCAAGGATTTTACAATTGAATTTTTCGGAGAACAAGTCAATGTTGCTGTGATGGTAGATGGTGAAGAAGATGGCGAATTTAGTGGAAAACAGTATGCTTCATATAACACATTGATAGAAAATTGGCGAGAGATTCAGCAAAGTATTCTGACCCCAATTTTAGATTATTACAAAGAGAAGCGGTCTGAACTTGGCTATGACGTTTCATATGATGAAAATTATCCTTTAATTGAAACAAATGATAAACTTCTTGAAAGTATCGAACTCGTTGGAATTTATGTGCCAGCTGCAAAACGCTTAGAAGCCAGATCTATTGGACTAACTTTTGACTGTACATGGGATGAAGAAAACGGAATTGGTATACGTCTAATTAATGAAGAAGTAGCTGAGGTAGGGTACCAAGATGTAGCAATTTGA
- a CDS encoding copper amine oxidase N-terminal domain-containing protein: MKKITILFTALFLLISLMPVSAHAAQSVRVVVDGSKISFPDAQPFLDKQNRVQVPVRFVSEALGAKVGWVPASKTVTVELNGKKLVLVIGNRQFTLDGAKKTMDTAALMKNGRTFVPLKFVSEGLGVGVNWDQRVSTAYISTDGKTPVISSAPAKGTPKTSNGFTYYTDTGSMLQVNSSTENPPKGKAVLVILVDFEIEGADYAMQMKEAEAIMRQKIEPATVDAMLDYVAPKKTVEYNLPFRTFEDAKYKINVSSTEYNALVFTIYRK; this comes from the coding sequence ATGAAAAAAATAACAATCTTGTTCACAGCCCTATTCCTGTTAATCTCGCTAATGCCTGTATCTGCACATGCCGCCCAGTCTGTCCGGGTGGTGGTGGACGGCTCCAAAATCAGCTTCCCGGATGCCCAGCCATTCCTCGACAAGCAGAACCGGGTGCAGGTGCCGGTCCGTTTCGTGAGTGAAGCCCTCGGAGCGAAGGTGGGCTGGGTTCCGGCTTCCAAGACCGTAACGGTGGAACTGAACGGCAAGAAGCTGGTGCTAGTCATCGGGAACAGACAATTTACGCTGGATGGCGCCAAGAAGACGATGGATACCGCTGCCCTGATGAAGAACGGTAGAACGTTCGTGCCGCTGAAGTTTGTCAGCGAAGGGCTGGGCGTAGGCGTGAACTGGGACCAGCGGGTTAGCACCGCTTATATTTCCACGGATGGCAAGACGCCTGTTATCAGCTCCGCACCCGCTAAGGGCACTCCTAAGACCTCCAACGGATTCACTTATTATACGGATACAGGCTCTATGCTTCAGGTTAATTCTTCTACTGAGAATCCTCCCAAGGGCAAGGCCGTCCTTGTCATTCTGGTCGATTTCGAGATCGAGGGTGCTGATTATGCCATGCAAATGAAGGAAGCAGAAGCGATTATGCGGCAAAAGATTGAGCCGGCTACTGTAGATGCCATGCTGGACTATGTTGCTCCAAAGAAGACAGTAGAGTATAACCTGCCCTTTAGAACATTTGAAGATGCAAAATACAAAATTAATGTGTCTTCTACCGAATATAACGCGCTGGTTTTTACTATATACAGAAAATAG
- the cdiI gene encoding ribonuclease toxin immunity protein CdiI, whose amino-acid sequence MHRILTEQNEIDKLVESYFWIINFPKSLEYFGDNERHGYGSGPLEVQFSTYHEPEQKYYIGDKKVCFIGEPPACDEDVMAVMGYDEFYNYLVIFSAKHLVDHPEDNVKIHSLLEIIKNRLEI is encoded by the coding sequence ATGCATAGAATACTTACAGAACAAAACGAAATTGATAAACTGGTTGAATCTTATTTCTGGATTATTAATTTTCCGAAATCCTTGGAATACTTTGGTGATAATGAGAGACACGGATATGGCTCAGGTCCGTTAGAAGTACAATTTTCTACCTATCATGAGCCAGAGCAGAAGTACTACATTGGAGACAAGAAAGTGTGCTTTATAGGAGAGCCCCCAGCGTGTGACGAAGATGTAATGGCAGTAATGGGGTATGATGAATTTTATAACTATTTAGTTATTTTTAGTGCGAAACATCTTGTTGATCATCCAGAAGATAATGTTAAGATCCACAGTCTATTAGAAATAATAAAAAACAGATTAGAAATATAA
- a CDS encoding SMI1/KNR4 family protein, with protein sequence MEVKDQTIIYPLPDDVLLTEKENKWRIKLPGEYKKFIKICNGASPVKASFRCNNHSYTIDRFLCILKVIGESDDEFYDIGVVRTQLEERIVADENLVGTELLPIAALFAGDFVCLDYSNTDKTEPAVCVWNHEESSDLDPVTYFTSNTFDEFLNILTEF encoded by the coding sequence ATGGAAGTTAAAGATCAAACTATAATATATCCTTTGCCGGATGATGTTCTGCTGACTGAAAAAGAAAATAAGTGGAGAATTAAATTGCCGGGTGAATATAAAAAATTCATTAAAATATGTAATGGTGCTTCTCCTGTAAAAGCTAGCTTTAGGTGTAACAACCATAGTTATACAATTGATAGGTTTTTATGTATCTTGAAGGTAATCGGGGAGAGCGATGATGAATTCTACGATATCGGAGTAGTTAGAACTCAGTTAGAGGAGAGGATCGTGGCAGACGAAAACTTAGTAGGTACTGAGTTATTACCAATAGCTGCTCTATTTGCAGGGGACTTTGTGTGTTTAGACTATAGCAATACTGATAAAACAGAGCCTGCTGTTTGCGTTTGGAATCATGAAGAATCATCAGATTTAGACCCTGTAACTTATTTTACAAGTAACACCTTTGATGAGTTTCTAAATATCTTAACGGAATTTTGA
- the cdiI gene encoding ribonuclease toxin immunity protein CdiI — translation MTNENVYEKKLIDLYFYSIGDGNFIKALEKVCNGQGFGNEHIWCLFAGELEEWEEGYFGEDGVCFFFDRPAVDEDVTVVLNYSSFYVYLKEASEVYLLKHSDDKDVVESRLHEIKR, via the coding sequence ATGACAAATGAAAATGTTTATGAAAAAAAACTGATCGATCTTTATTTTTATTCTATCGGAGATGGGAACTTTATTAAAGCGTTGGAAAAGGTTTGTAACGGGCAGGGTTTTGGTAATGAACATATCTGGTGTTTATTTGCAGGTGAACTAGAAGAGTGGGAAGAAGGGTACTTCGGAGAAGATGGGGTTTGCTTTTTCTTTGACCGTCCTGCAGTTGATGAAGATGTAACCGTCGTACTAAATTACTCCAGTTTCTATGTTTATCTTAAAGAAGCAAGTGAAGTATATTTGTTAAAGCATTCTGATGATAAGGATGTAGTTGAATCTCGATTACATGAAATTAAACGATAG
- a CDS encoding pentapeptide repeat-containing protein: MEGNLNRKFDLHKKWVETIGKEGEMLKLDEVDLRSIDLSDILLEQAYLIECTFDDLRLENIDFHTSLLASSTFKNAYLDKCDFYKSDLRYTDFTNCVIKNSRFSKGDCWEAIFRNAYLLDCNLINVSFYLTDFSWARLENIDISVATFEETLLSGVTLKNIKGIEEAHIKSINIGTLEKPTLLKSDEAKKWMLEKCEVSG; this comes from the coding sequence ATGGAAGGGAATCTTAATAGGAAGTTTGATTTGCATAAAAAGTGGGTTGAGACAATTGGTAAAGAAGGCGAAATGTTAAAGTTAGATGAAGTGGACTTAAGAAGTATTGATTTATCCGATATATTGCTTGAACAAGCATATTTGATTGAGTGTACTTTTGATGATCTCAGACTGGAAAACATTGATTTTCACACATCATTATTAGCCTCGTCAACATTTAAAAATGCATATTTAGATAAATGTGATTTTTATAAATCAGACCTTAGATATACGGATTTTACCAACTGTGTCATTAAAAACAGTAGATTTAGTAAAGGTGATTGTTGGGAAGCAATATTTAGAAATGCATATTTACTAGATTGTAATTTGATTAATGTATCGTTCTACTTAACGGATTTTAGTTGGGCAAGACTAGAAAATATAGATATAAGTGTAGCGACATTTGAAGAAACATTATTAAGCGGAGTGACTTTAAAAAATATTAAAGGTATAGAAGAAGCTCATATTAAAAGTATTAATATTGGTACGTTGGAGAAGCCGACTTTGTTGAAATCAGATGAAGCAAAGAAATGGATGTTAGAAAAATGTGAAGTAAGTGGCTAA
- a CDS encoding SitI3 family protein, which yields MALEYSFMLEEIQLSNNDISIELEKLGAILDANKIEEMSEGIRITETYERLGFSLTLMDTSKSLYGYESEYFLNEFINRQDLSFRINKFFEWEKAIVNMLTIVFEIMDKVSTNCIFEFNGDTVYLVRLNEVIYINNNTGFWDNENFKEFLKHREFLFLKPNEKL from the coding sequence ATGGCTCTAGAATATTCATTTATGTTAGAAGAGATACAATTATCCAATAATGATATCAGTATTGAATTGGAGAAATTGGGTGCAATACTAGATGCGAACAAAATAGAAGAAATGTCAGAAGGAATTCGAATAACTGAAACATATGAGAGGCTTGGATTTTCATTGACGCTAATGGATACTTCAAAGTCACTTTACGGTTATGAGTCCGAGTACTTCTTGAATGAATTCATCAATCGACAAGATTTAAGTTTTAGAATTAACAAGTTCTTTGAATGGGAAAAAGCAATAGTTAATATGTTAACTATTGTATTTGAAATTATGGATAAGGTCAGCACTAACTGCATTTTTGAGTTTAATGGCGATACAGTTTATTTAGTGAGATTAAATGAAGTGATCTATATTAATAACAATACTGGATTTTGGGATAATGAGAACTTCAAAGAATTTCTCAAACATAGAGAATTCCTGTTTTTAAAACCTAATGAAAAACTTTAG
- a CDS encoding Imm6 family immunity protein: MNRFDNLNVDAKVFYLLSLSELVINKISKSEGYEVAVESMEKCWEWVEFKNVEAHQLYLYLENMDETDVMTYMQLEDDIDRERVWICIANALAYTIRVAYQYEKEKILPQTIESVDYGTVESFVKNFSQVYPSTWLAEKLLDYLETYI, translated from the coding sequence ATGAATCGATTCGACAATTTAAACGTGGATGCCAAGGTATTCTATCTCCTTTCTTTGAGTGAATTAGTTATCAACAAGATTTCGAAATCTGAAGGTTATGAAGTAGCAGTAGAGTCGATGGAAAAGTGTTGGGAATGGGTCGAATTTAAAAATGTTGAGGCACATCAACTGTATCTCTATTTGGAAAACATGGATGAGACAGATGTAATGACATATATGCAATTGGAGGATGATATTGATAGAGAAAGGGTTTGGATATGTATAGCAAATGCTCTGGCTTATACAATACGGGTGGCGTATCAATATGAAAAAGAGAAAATCCTCCCGCAAACAATTGAAAGTGTTGACTATGGGACTGTCGAGAGCTTTGTGAAAAATTTTAGTCAAGTATATCCAAGTACCTGGTTAGCAGAGAAACTATTAGACTATCTTGAAACATACATATGA